The following are from one region of the Diceros bicornis minor isolate mBicDic1 chromosome 37, mDicBic1.mat.cur, whole genome shotgun sequence genome:
- the LOC131399280 gene encoding olfactory receptor 2T11, which translates to MSMKNGTSSSDFILLGLLVNSKATVIVFAVIFAVFVVAVIANLVMIVLIWVDSRLHTPMYFLLSQLSIMDTLFICTTVPKLLIDMFSIEKTISFVACGMQIFLYLTMIGSEFFLLGLMAYDRYVAVCNPLRYPVLMNRRVCLLLAAGAWFGGSLDGFLLTPITMSFPYCGSHSVNHFFCEIPAVLRLACADTSLYETLMYICCVLMLLIPISIISTSYSLILLTVHRMRSAEGRKKAFTTCSSHLTVVSIFYGAAFYTHVLPQSFHTPEQDKVVSAFYTIITPMLNPLIYSLRNKDVMGAFKKLFAQCSSAQKVSTSDA; encoded by the coding sequence ATGTCAATGAAGAACGGAACTTCATCCTCTGACTTTATCCTCCTAGGGCTTCTGGTGAACAGTAAAGCTACAGTGATTGTCTTTGCTGTTATTTTTGCTGTTTTCGTGGTAGCTGTAAttgcaaatttggtcatgatagtCTTGATTTGGGTGGACTCCCGCCTCCACACTCCCATGTATTTTCTGCTCAGCCAGCTGTCCATCATGGACACTCTTTTCATTTGTACCACTGTCCCAAAACTCCTGATTGACATGTTTTCTATAGAGAAGACCATTTCCTTTGTGGCCTGTGGGATgcagatcttcctctacttgaccaTGATTGGCTCAGAGTTCTTCCTCTTGGGCctcatggcctatgaccgctacgTGGCTGTTTGTAACCCTCTTAGGTACCCAGTCTTGATGAACCGCAGGGTATGTCTTCTGCTGGCTGCTGGTGCCTGGTTTGGTGGGTCCCTGGATGGCTTTCTGCTCACCCCCATCACCATGAGTTTTCCCTACTGTGGCTCCCACAGTGTCAACCACTTCTTCTGTGAGATCCCTGCAGTTCTCAGACTGGCCTGTGCTGACACATCCCTGTATGAAACCCTGATGTACATCTGCTGTGTACTCATGTTGCTCATCCCCATCTCTATTATCTCAACTTCTTACTCTCTCATCTTGTTAACTGTCCACCGCATGCGCTCTGCTGAAGGCCGAAAAAAGGCCTTTACCACTTGTTCCTCCCACTTGACTGTAGTCAGCATTTTCTACGGGGCTGCCTTCTATACTCATGTGCTGCCCCAGTCATTCCACACCCCTGAGCAGGACAAGGTTGTCTCAGCTTTCTATACTATCATCACACCCATGCTCAATCCTCTCATTTACAGCCTCAGAAACAAGGATGTCATGggggcatttaaaaaattatttgcacaATGCTCATCTGCTCAGAAAGTATCCACAAGTGATGCTTAG
- the LOC131399281 gene encoding olfactory receptor 2T27, whose amino-acid sequence MEWGNYSMYADFVLLGLFSNTRFPWLLFVLILLVFVISIGSNTIMIILIHMDSRLHTPMYFLLSHLSLMDILYISTIVPKMLLDQMVGQRAISFAACTAQHFLYLTLAGAEFFLLGLMSYDRYVAICNPLRYPDLMSRKVCLLIVVAAWLGGSIDGFLLTPVTMQFPFCASREINHFFCEVPALLKLSCIDTSVYETAMYVCCIMMLLIPFSVISASYMRILITVYRMSEAEGRRKAVATCSSHMVIVSLFYGAAMYTYVLPHSYHTPEQDKAVSAFYTILTPLLNPLIYSLRNKDVTEALQKALGRCFCSGRVITF is encoded by the coding sequence ATGGAGTGGGGCAATTATTCCATGTATGCTGACTTTGTCCTCCTTGGCTTGTTCAGCAACACCCGTTTCCCCTGGCTTCTCTTTGTCCTCATCCTCCTGGTATTCGTCATCTCCATAGGCAGCAACACCATCATGATCATTCTCATCCACATGGACTCccgcctccacacccccatgtacttcctTCTCAGCCACCTGTCTCTCATGGACATCCTGTATATTTCCACTATTGTGCCCAAGATGCTGCTTGACCAGATGGTGGGCCAGAGAGCCATTTCCTTTGCAGCATGCACTGCCCAGCACTTCCTCTACTTGACCTTAGCAGGAGCTGAGTTCTTCCTCCTAGGACTCATGTCCTATGACCGGTATGTTGCCATCTGCAACCCCTTGCGCTACCCTGATCTCATGAGCCGCAAAGTCTGCTTGTTGATTGTGGTGGCAGCTTGGCTAGGAGGGTCCATAGACGGCTTTCTGCTCACCCCAGTCACCATGCAGTTCCCTTTCTGTGCCTCTCGGGAAATCAACCACTTCTTCTGTGAGGTCCCTGCCCTTCTGAAGCTCTCCTGTATAGACACTTCAGTGTATGAGACAGCCATGTATGTATGCTGCATCATGATGCTCCTCATCCCTTTCTCTGTTATCTCAGCCTCTTACATGAGGATTCTCATCACTGTTTACAGAATGAGTGAGGCAGAAGGAAGGCGAAAGGCAGTGGCCACTTGCTCCTCACACATGGTGATTGTAAGTCTCTTCTATGGGGCTGCCATGTACACCTACGTGCTGCCTCACTCTTACCATACCCCTGAGCAGGACAAGGCTGTGTCTGCATTTTACACTATCCTCACTCCCTTGCTCAACCCACTCATTTACAGCCTTAGGAACAAAGATGTCACAGAGGCCCtacagaaggctctggggagatgctTCTGCTCAGGAAGGGTAATCACCTTCTAA